A region of Lepus europaeus isolate LE1 chromosome 2, mLepTim1.pri, whole genome shotgun sequence DNA encodes the following proteins:
- the LOC133747795 gene encoding olfactory receptor 5AC1-like has translation METNKTQLTEFVLTGLTDRPELQVPLFLLFLVIYIITMVGNLGLIFLIWKNPHLHTPMYFFLGALAFADASTSSSVTPKMLMNFLSKNHMISLVECITQFYSFASSATTECFLLVMMAYDRYVAICNPLLYPVVMSSRLCTCLISVSYVIGFLHSTIHIGLLFRLTFCKSNRIHHFYCEIMPLYTISCTDTSLNELVLFILATLIQELSFLSIIVSYTRVLFAILRKKSGTGRSKAFSTCSAHLLSVFLFYGTLFFMYVRPGSGSDKYQDKMYSLFYTIIIPLLNPFIYSLRNKEVLGALRKMINK, from the coding sequence ATGGAGACAAACAAGACGCAGTTGACTGAATTTGTCCTCACAGGACTAACAGATCGTCCAGAGCTGCAGGTGCCCCTGTTCCTGCTGTTCTTGGTAATTTACATCATCACCATGGTGGGCAACCTTGGACTGATTTTTCTCATTTGGAAGAACCCACATCTTCACACCCCAATGTACTTCTTCCTCGGTGCCTTAGCCTTTGCAGATGCTAGCACTTCATCCTCTGTGACTCCCAAGATGCTTATGAATTTTTTATCTAAGAATCATATGATATCCTTGGTTGAGTGCATCACCCAATTTTACAGTTTTGCTTCTAGTGCGACCACGGAATGTTTTCTCCTGGTCAtgatggcctatgaccgctatgtggccatATGTAATCCCTTACTTTATCCAGTGGTGATGTCCAGCAGACTCTGCACTTGCCTCATAAGTGTCTCCTATGTTATTGGTTTTCTACATTCCACAATCCATATAGGATTATTATTTAGATTAACCTTCTGCAAGTCCAATAGGATacatcatttctactgtgaaatCATGCCTCTGTACACAATTTCTTGCACTGACACATCACTTAATGAATTAGTACTTTTTATTTTGGCCACTCTCATACAAGAACTTTCTTTCCTGAGTATCATAGTCTCTTATACCCGTGTTCTCTTTGCCATCCTGCGGAAGAAGTCTGGGACGGGCAGAAGCAAAGCCTTCTCCACATGCAGTGCCCACCTGCTCTCTGTTTTCTTGTTCTATGGCACACTATTCTTCATGTATGTTCGCCCTGGTTCTGGTTCAGATAAATATCAGGATAAAATGTATTCACTGTTCTACACAATTATAATTCCTCTGCTAAACCCTTTTATTTACAGTCTTAGAAACAAGGAAGTTTTAGGTGCAttgagaaaaatgataaataaatga
- the LOC133747800 gene encoding olfactory receptor 5AC2-like: protein MEINQTLVTEFILKGLTDSTELQVPLFLVFLLIYVTTMVGNLGLVFLIWKDPHLHTPMYFFLGSLAFADACTSSSVTPRLLVDILDNGQMISLFECMAQYYFFGSSATTECFLLVVMAYDRYVAICNPLLYLVVMSNRLCASLISMSYAIGFLHPIIHVGLLFRLTFCRFNVIDHFYCEILPLYTLSCTDPSINALVVFIFAAFIQAITFSTIVVSYVCVLFAILKKKSGTGRSKAFSTCSAHLLSVSLFYGTLFIMYVRPGSGPEKHQDKMYSLFYTIIIPLLNPFIYSLRNKEVLGALKKVINK, encoded by the coding sequence ATGGAGATTAATCAGACGTTGGTGACTGAGTTTATTCTCAAAGGACTAACAGACAGCACAGAGCTGCAAGTCCCCCTGTTCCTGGTATTCTTGTTGATTTATGTCACCACCATGGTGGGCAACCTCGGACTGGTCTTTCTCATCTGGAAGGACCCTCATCTTCACactcccatgtacttcttcctcggCAGCTTAGCCTTTGCAGATGCTTGTACCTCATCCTCTGTGACCCCGAGGCTGCTTGTCGATATCTTAGACAATGGCCAAATGATATCACTCTTTGAATGCATGGCtcaatattatttttttggtTCCAGTGCAACCACAGAATGTTTTCTTCTGGTGgtgatggcctatgaccgctatgtTGCTATATGTAATCCTTTGCTTTATCTAGTGGTGATGTCCAACAGACTCTGTGCTTCATTGATAAGTATGTCATATGCAATTGGTTTTCTGCATCCTATAATTCATGTAGGATTATTGTTTAGATTAACTTTCTGTCGGTTCAATGTAATagatcatttttactgtgaaatcTTGCCACTGTATACACTTTCTTGCACTGATCCATCTATCAATGCATTAGTAGTtttcatctttgctgctttcataCAAGCTATCACTTTTTCGACCATCGTGGTCTCTTATGTCTGTGTCCTCTTTGCCATCCTGAAGAAGAAGTCTGGGACGGGCAGAAGCAAAGCCTTCTCCACGTGCAGTGcccacctgctctctgtctctttgttctATGGCACTCTCTTCATCATGTACGTCCGTCCTGGATCTGGCCCAGAGAAACATCAGGATAAAATGTATTCACTGTTCTACACAATTATAATTCCCCTGCTAAACCCTTTTATTTACAGCCTAAGAAACAAAGAAGTTTTGGGTGCGCTGAAAaaagtgataaataaataa